One stretch of Heptranchias perlo isolate sHepPer1 chromosome 41, sHepPer1.hap1, whole genome shotgun sequence DNA includes these proteins:
- the mrpl28 gene encoding 39S ribosomal protein L28, mitochondrial isoform X1 — MPLHKYPPRIWEALRLKQGIRARLPAHYLRSLDENREPAPVHFKPHGAKYKPNPRTGQPERVQDVPIPIYYPPESQNGLWGGEGYIQGYRYANNDKLSTRLRKTWKPQVFRRELYSEILDKTFTIPVTMRTLDLVDACYGFDFYILMTPKVDLNSKLGMDLKRGMLLRLARKDTELYPDDAVKQELIYNKYKAFVIPEEEAEWVGLSLEEAVEKQKLLEKRDPVPLFKVYAEKLAQQLSMQRLLEPIIIGKKS; from the exons ATGCCGCTCCACAAATACCCGCCCAGGATCTGGGAGGCCTTGCGGCTGAAGCAGGGGATCCGAGCACGGTTACCGGCCCATTACCTCCGCTCCCTCGACGAGAACCGAGAGCCCGCGCCCGTTCATTTTAAACCCCACGGGGCTAAATACAAACCGAACCCACGGACTGGGCAACCAGAGCGGGTGCAGGACGTTCCGATTCCCATCTACTACCCACCAGAGTCGCAGAAtgggttgtgggggggagagggctatATACAAGGGTACAGATACGCCAACAATGACAAG CTCTCGACAAGATTGAGGAAAACCTGGAAGCCGCAGGTGTTTAGGCGAGAGCTTTACAGCGAAATCCTGGACAAAACCTTCACCATCCCAGTGACCATGCGGACCCTGGACCTGGTGGACGCTTGCTACGGCTTTGATTTCTATATACTGATG ACTCCAAAGGTCGACCTGAATTCAAAGCTGGGGATGGATCTGAAGCGTGGAATGCTGCTCAGACTCGCTCGTAAGGACACAGAGCTTTACCCTGACGATGCTGTGAAACAGGAGCTCATCTATAACAAATATAAG GCGTTTGTGATTCCAGAAGAAGAGGCTGAGTGGGTCGGTCTAAGCCTTGAGGAAGCTGTGGAGAAACAGAAGCTGTTGGAGAAAAGG gATCCAGTGCCACTGTTTAAAGTTTACGCCGAGAAGCTAGCCCAGCAACTCAGCATGCAGAGACTGTTGGAGCCAATAATCATAGGAAAGAAATCGTAA
- the mrpl28 gene encoding 39S ribosomal protein L28, mitochondrial isoform X2, with amino-acid sequence MPLHKYPPRIWEALRLKQGIRARLPAHYLRSLDENREPAPVHFKPHGAKYKPNPRTGQPERVQDVPIPIYYPPESQNGLWGGEGYIQGYRYANNDKLSTRLRKTWKPQVFRRELYSEILDKTFTIPVTMRTLDLVDACYGFDFYILMTPKVDLNSKLGMDLKRGMLLRLARKDTELYPDDAVKQELIYNKYKAFVIPEEEAEWVGLSLEEAVEKQKLLEKRGLVKSSSDTAQRPLFLLGISLGRESWSAIFYNTTGMTVC; translated from the exons ATGCCGCTCCACAAATACCCGCCCAGGATCTGGGAGGCCTTGCGGCTGAAGCAGGGGATCCGAGCACGGTTACCGGCCCATTACCTCCGCTCCCTCGACGAGAACCGAGAGCCCGCGCCCGTTCATTTTAAACCCCACGGGGCTAAATACAAACCGAACCCACGGACTGGGCAACCAGAGCGGGTGCAGGACGTTCCGATTCCCATCTACTACCCACCAGAGTCGCAGAAtgggttgtgggggggagagggctatATACAAGGGTACAGATACGCCAACAATGACAAG CTCTCGACAAGATTGAGGAAAACCTGGAAGCCGCAGGTGTTTAGGCGAGAGCTTTACAGCGAAATCCTGGACAAAACCTTCACCATCCCAGTGACCATGCGGACCCTGGACCTGGTGGACGCTTGCTACGGCTTTGATTTCTATATACTGATG ACTCCAAAGGTCGACCTGAATTCAAAGCTGGGGATGGATCTGAAGCGTGGAATGCTGCTCAGACTCGCTCGTAAGGACACAGAGCTTTACCCTGACGATGCTGTGAAACAGGAGCTCATCTATAACAAATATAAG GCGTTTGTGATTCCAGAAGAAGAGGCTGAGTGGGTCGGTCTAAGCCTTGAGGAAGCTGTGGAGAAACAGAAGCTGTTGGAGAAAAGG GGTCTGGTGAAATCCAGTTCAGACACTGCACAGAGACCGCTTTTTCTGTTGGGAATATCGCTAGGAAGGGAAAGTTGGAGTGCAATATTTTACAACACAACAGGTATGACGGTTTGTTAA